One genomic window of Quercus lobata isolate SW786 chromosome 9, ValleyOak3.0 Primary Assembly, whole genome shotgun sequence includes the following:
- the LOC115960045 gene encoding TMV resistance protein N-like has protein sequence MSSPSSSSTPQWKYEVFLSFRGVDTRRGFTDHLYAALKRKGILTFRDDEELERGKSISPELLKAIEESRFAIIIFSRNYAFSTWCLDELAKIVRCMRETRLMICPIFYDVDPSNVRKQTGTFGQAFDEHEKRFKENIKMVEMWRAALREVANLSGWHLQDRHESEFIQHIVKEMMEKLSSKSSSITKNLVGIESTMAKLIPLYLGFENNVCMIGIYGMGGLGKTTLARVVYDEFCGHFEGSSFITNVREDSKKHGLPQLQQQLLVDILEDKNIHIGNVYDGVDIIKKRLCCKKVLLVIDDVDHLDQLEKLVGEHGWFGLGSWIIITTRDEHVLIQHGVLKRYNPNGLNNGDALKLFCLKAFKNEQPKEGYMQLSQNVVEYANGLPLALVTFGSFLVGRTIYEWQSALESFKKTKGEIFDILKISYDGLEKEWKEIFLDIACFFRGMNKDEVIQILQNCGFDAIIVISVLVERSLLTVDDNRCLGMHDLITEMGQKIIRFESSGNRGKQSRLWFIEELLHVLENNMATEAIQAIVVTNEEDDFNFEEFSEGFSKMSNLRLLIIDSLIVPNDQRHLALPNNLRYLSWSHCPFKCLTSNDKQKAFVQLDLQDSKFEYLWEGVMRSVNLKFIDLSHSKNLIRTPDFSGVPILEGLNLSWCSRLVEVHPSIGQLSKLRYLNLQRCESLTDLPSMSNEIQSLTVLDLDYCYKFSSFPKFTGIMKSLSELKLCWTAIKKVEPSSIKCLTALTLLNLRFCKNLECLPSNMDNLRSLETLDLYGCSNLKSLPRLPSTVRFMDAEGCYSLKWSPARVKLSIWSQSLSQWLPYDESIIQVEFRTLFHFLQGLICHKIVCGNSSQREEDGSRTEFQIIIPSCLAQKVGNSISIELPSNWYNSKWVGFTLLATLSGIIWCEYDIKARVIAIGDMPQNHGASELFTTLICCCGVLICLLNLSRDDWFAKVGNGECNQIKVIFETDKRTLYVRECGVSLIYEQDVDKFNQTSAQCLIESIRDVIIVANDDDEDDDDDDEL, from the exons ATGTCatcaccatcttcttcttcaacaccTCAATGGAAATATGAGGTGTTTCTTAGTTTTAGAGGCGTGGATACCCGTAGAGGTTTTACTGACCATCTATATGCCGCTTTGAAACGGAAAGGCATTTTGACCTTTAGGGATGATGAAGAACTTGAGAGGGGAAAATCTATTTCACCAGAGTTGTtgaaagcaatagaagaatcGAGGTttgctattattattttctcaagAAATTATGCATTTTCAACATGGTGCTTGGATGAACTTGCAAAGATCGTTAGATGCATGAGAGAGACAAGATTGATGATTTGTCCTATTTTTTACGACGTGGATCCATCTAATGTACGAAAACAAACAGGAACTTTTGGACAAGCCTTTGATGAACACGAAAAACGTTTTAAAGAGAACATAAAGATGGTAGAAATGTGGAGGGCTGCATTGAGAGAAGTAGCCAATCTCTCTGGTTGGCATTTACAAGATAG GCATGAGTCCGAATTTATCCAACACATCGTGAAAGAGATGATGGAGAAATTGAGTTCTAAATCCTCAAGCATTACCAAAAACTTGGTAGGAATAGAGTCTACCATGGCAAAATTGATCCCTCTGTATTTAGGTTTTGAGAATAATGTTTGCATGATAGGGATTTATGGTATGGGGGGATTGGGGAAGACAACTCTAGCTAGAGTTGTTTACGATGAATTTTGTGGTCATTTTGAAGGTTCTAGCTTTATTACTAATGTTAGGGAAGATTCAAAAAAACATGGTTTGCCTCAATTACAACAGCAGCTTCTTGTGGACATTTTGGAGgacaaaaatatacatatagGGAATGTTTATGATGGAGTTGACATAATCAAGAAGAGGTtatgttgtaaaaaagttcTACTTGTTATAGATGATGTTGACCATTTGGACCAATTAGAAAAATTGGTTGGAGAGCATGGCTGGTTTGGATTGGGTAGTTGGATCATCATAACAACTAGAGATGAACATGTGTTGATCCAACATGGAGTGCTTAAAAGATATAATCCTAATGGATTAAATAATGGTGATgctttaaaacttttttgtttgaaagccTTCAAAAATGAGCAACCCAAAGAAGGTTATATGCAGCTCTCCCAGAATGTTGTAGAATATGCTAATGGCCTTCCATTAGCTCTTGTTACTTTCGGTTCCTTTTTGGTTGGAAGAACAATATATGAATGGCAAAGTGCGTTggaaagttttaaaaaaactaaaggaGAAATATTTGATATACTGAAAATAAGTTATGATGGATTAGAGAAAGAGTGGAAGGAAATATTCTtagatattgcatgtttctttaGAGGAATGAATAAAGATGAAGTAATACAGATATTACAGAATTGTGGTTTTGATGCAATAATTGTTATAAGTGTTCTTGTGGAAAGATCTCTATTAACCGTGGATGACAACAGATGTTTAGGGATGCATGATCTAATAACAGAAATGGGTCAAAAAATTATTCGTTTTGAATCAAGTGGAAATCGAGGAAAGCAGAGTAGGTTGTGGTTTATTGAGGAGTTGCTGCATGTATTGGAGAACAATATG GCAACAGAAGCAATTCAAGCCATAGTTGTCACAAACGAGGAAGATGATTTCAACTTTGAAGAGTTTTCTGAAGGGTTTTCAAAGATGTCTAATCTTAGATTGCTGATAATTGATAGCCTGATTGTTCCTAATGACCAAAGACATCTTGCTCTTCCTAATAACCTAAGATATCTTTCGTGGAGCCACTGTCCTTTTAAATGTTTGACATCCAATGACAAACAAAAGGCGTTTGTTCAACTTGACTTGCAGGACAGCAAATTTGAATATCTTTGGGAAGGAGTAAtg CGTTCAGTCAACTTAAAGTTCATTGATCTTAGTCATTCCAAAAACCTTATTAGGACACCTGACTTTTCAGGTGTTCCAATACTTGAGGGACTAAACCTTTCTTGGTGCTCTCGATTGGTTGAGGTCCACCCATCTATTGGTCAACTCAGCAAGCTTAGGTATTTAAATCTGCAACGCTGCGAATCTCTTACCGATCTTCCCAGCATGTCCAATGAAATACAGTCCCTTACAGTTCTTGATCTTGATTATTGCTACAAATTCAGTTCATTTCCAAAATTTACTGGAATTATGAAAAGCCTATCAGAACTTAAATTATGTTGGACTGCTATTAAGAAAGTAGAACCCTCATCAATCAAGTGTTTGACTGCCCTTACTTTATTAAATCTAAGATTCTGCAAAAATCTCGAATGTCTTCCAAGCAACATGGATAATTTGAGGTCTCTTGAAACACTCGATCTTTACGGATGCTCAAATCTAAAATCTTTGCCAAGGCTTCCATCAACTGTAAGATTTATGGATGCTGAAGGTTGTTATTCCCTAAAATGGTCACCAGCACGAGTCAAACTGAGTATCTGgtcacaatctctctctcagtgGCTTCCGTATGATGAGAGCATCATTCAAGTGGAATTTAGAACATTGTTCCATTTCCTACAG GGACTCATTTGTCATAAAATCGTTTGTGGAAATTCTTCCCAAAGGGAAGAGGATGGATCTAGAACTGAATTTCAGATAATTATTCCATCATGTTTAGCTCAAAAAGTGGGGAATTCAATAAGCATAGAGCTGCCTTCAAATTGGTATAATAGTAAATGGGTAGGATTCACTCTCTTGGCTACACTATCAGGAATTATATGGTGCGAATATGACATTAAAGCTCGTGTGATAGCCATTGGTGATATGCCTCAAAATCACGGTGCCTCTGAACTTTTTACTACCTTGATATGTTGTTGTGGGGTCCTTATTTGCCTATTGAATTTGTCTCGTGATGATTGGTTTGCTAAAGTTGGGAATGGTGAATGCAATCAGATTAAGGTTATATTTGAGACCGATAAAAGAACTCTATATGTGAGGGAATGTGGGGTCAGTTTGATATACGAGCAAGATGTGGACAAGTTCAACCAAACAAGTGCACAATGTTTGATTGAGAGCATCCGGGATGTAATTATCG TtgctaatgatgatgatgaggatgatgatgatgatgatgaactTTAA